Proteins encoded together in one Streptomyces umbrinus window:
- a CDS encoding glycoside hydrolase 5 family protein, with protein MRFGVNYTPSEGWFHHWLDFDLDSVRADLDSIAALGLDHIRVFPIWPYFQPNRSLIRPRAVEQLVDLADAAAERGLDVNVDGLQGHLSSFDFLPSWTQTWHRRSLFTDPEVVEGQAEYLRTLAAALADRPNFIGMTVGNEVNQFSAGPHPDPDRAEPAQIDAWLERMLTACEKGAPGKLHLHAEYDAAWYQDDMPFTPAQAARRGAVTAVHSWVFNGTAQRHGRTGVATEHHAAYLIELSKAWADDPSRPVWLQEVGAPAPLVPAEHAAAFTEATVANALDCTDLWGITWWCSHDVSRDLADFPELEYGLGLLTNDRRPKDSARALARMAGSAREHTYAPKTRTTALVVPDSPADRSLCAPGGPVFEAFFRLTADGARPATVLASRADDEEHLAARGITEIVTPDQVP; from the coding sequence GTGCGCTTCGGCGTCAACTACACCCCGAGTGAAGGGTGGTTCCACCACTGGCTGGACTTCGACCTCGACTCCGTACGGGCCGACCTCGACTCCATCGCCGCACTCGGCCTGGACCACATCCGGGTCTTCCCGATCTGGCCCTACTTCCAGCCGAACCGTTCGCTGATCCGTCCGCGGGCCGTCGAGCAGCTCGTCGACCTCGCGGACGCGGCCGCCGAGCGCGGACTCGACGTCAACGTCGACGGTCTGCAAGGGCACTTGTCCAGCTTCGACTTCCTGCCCTCGTGGACGCAGACCTGGCACCGGCGCAGTCTCTTCACCGACCCCGAGGTGGTCGAGGGGCAGGCGGAGTACCTGCGGACCCTCGCGGCGGCGCTCGCGGACCGGCCCAACTTCATCGGTATGACGGTCGGCAACGAGGTCAACCAGTTCTCGGCGGGCCCCCATCCGGACCCCGACCGCGCGGAGCCGGCCCAGATCGACGCCTGGCTGGAGCGGATGCTCACCGCCTGCGAGAAGGGCGCGCCGGGCAAGCTGCATCTGCACGCGGAGTACGACGCGGCCTGGTACCAGGACGACATGCCGTTCACCCCGGCCCAGGCCGCCCGGCGCGGCGCGGTGACCGCCGTGCACTCGTGGGTCTTCAACGGCACGGCCCAGCGGCACGGACGTACCGGAGTCGCGACCGAACACCACGCCGCCTATCTGATCGAGCTGTCCAAGGCCTGGGCCGACGACCCGTCCCGCCCGGTCTGGCTCCAGGAGGTCGGCGCCCCGGCACCGCTGGTCCCCGCCGAACACGCCGCCGCCTTCACCGAGGCGACCGTCGCGAACGCGCTCGACTGCACCGATCTGTGGGGCATCACCTGGTGGTGCTCCCACGACGTGTCCCGCGACCTCGCCGACTTCCCCGAACTCGAATACGGGCTGGGCCTGTTGACCAACGACCGCCGCCCCAAGGACAGTGCACGGGCGCTCGCGCGCATGGCCGGCTCGGCGCGCGAGCACACGTACGCCCCCAAGACCCGCACCACCGCGCTCGTAGTCCCCGACAGCCCCGCCGACCGCTCGCTCTGCGCGCCCGGCGGACCCGTCTTCGAGGCGTTCTTCCGGCTCACCGCCGACGGCGCCCGCCCTGCCACCGTGCTCGCCTCACGCGCGGACGACGAGGAACACCTCGCCGCCCGCGGCATCACCGAAATCGTCACTCCCGATCAGGTTCCGTAG
- a CDS encoding carbohydrate ABC transporter permease has product MSIAEKVREEPAAVEAAPRRKRVTDEHGRSVRVWELALRYLLLIAVLALTVGPFVWQLSTSLKGPTEDIFSSPPKFLPSEPTLHNYERVAETIPVWDYAFNSLKVATANVVTNCVGSALAGYALARLRYRGRKVTTLVFILAMLVPVEGIIIAQFTTMRELGLNNTLIGVVLPGCIGAMNVLLMRNAFLNLPYEIEEAAYVDGANVWQRFLRIALPSVKGTLAVVAIFAFMGAWDDFLWPLIVLSDPDKFTLTIGLNYLHGTFANDERLVAAGTIIAVAPLIALFACLQRYFFRGVGEGAVKG; this is encoded by the coding sequence GTGAGCATCGCCGAGAAGGTGCGCGAGGAACCGGCCGCCGTGGAGGCGGCGCCCCGCCGCAAGCGCGTCACCGACGAGCACGGCCGAAGCGTCCGGGTGTGGGAACTCGCCCTGCGCTACCTGCTGTTGATCGCCGTCCTCGCGCTCACCGTCGGGCCGTTCGTGTGGCAGCTGTCCACCTCGCTGAAGGGCCCGACCGAGGACATCTTCAGCTCGCCGCCCAAGTTCCTGCCGAGCGAACCGACCCTGCACAACTACGAGCGGGTCGCCGAGACCATCCCCGTATGGGACTACGCGTTCAACTCGCTGAAGGTCGCCACCGCCAACGTCGTGACGAACTGCGTCGGTTCGGCACTCGCGGGTTACGCGCTCGCCCGACTGCGCTACCGCGGACGCAAGGTGACCACGCTCGTGTTCATCCTCGCGATGCTGGTGCCCGTGGAGGGCATCATCATCGCCCAGTTCACGACGATGCGTGAGCTCGGTCTGAACAACACCCTCATCGGGGTCGTCCTGCCCGGCTGCATCGGCGCGATGAACGTCCTGCTGATGCGCAACGCCTTCCTCAACCTCCCCTACGAGATCGAGGAGGCGGCCTACGTGGACGGGGCGAACGTCTGGCAGCGGTTCCTGCGGATCGCCCTGCCCTCGGTGAAGGGCACCCTCGCCGTCGTCGCGATCTTCGCCTTCATGGGCGCCTGGGACGACTTCCTGTGGCCGCTCATCGTGCTCAGCGACCCGGACAAGTTCACCCTGACCATCGGCCTCAACTATCTGCACGGCACCTTCGCCAACGACGAACGGCTCGTCGCCGCGGGCACGATCATCGCAGTGGCACCGCTGATCGCCCTCTTCGCCTGCCTCCAGCGGTACTTCTTCCGCGGGGTCGGCGAGGGCGCGGTCAAGGGCTGA
- a CDS encoding endo-beta-N-acetylglucosaminidase, with the protein MNPTRRTVLLAAGTGAAAALLPAAPATAGPKAAAALQPYASYWYPDSFPSGSPGAGITWRSLKAWRAADDTDLAFNAASVPLADRFTPTPANTTARSGQARIQSLVSFGPTASNPSQGAANADYYALTHWSYVDELVFWGGSSGEGLILAPNAPIVDAAHRHGVPVLGNIFLPPVAYGGQLQWTRDLVQKDAAGHYPLAAQLVAVAEAYGFDGWFVNAETSGGNAALATDMLGFLTELKTLSAAKGLRVTWYDSMTVSGSVSWQGALNNQNRVFFQAADSMFVDFRWSSSSLASSGTTAQQLGRSRYELWAGVDVEANGWNRSVNWDAMVPSGSAHVVSVGFYRPEWTRNHLPAGRTPGDFHAADDRFWTGRSLDPAKPDATDTWRAPAVSVADRSTVTSVPFASTFNTGHGLRWYEDGQVTSTAAWNHLGLQDRLPSRRWVVRTTGARPAVTFDFADAWSGGSSVLVTGALDAPATLDLYATRLPIGEDTVVELTHRLDSGSATVELAVATAEPSGAGQPYAYTYFPVTVGSGWGTSTVRLTGLPAGGTVHGLGVRLTGSGGAVKWRLGGIAVRNQAAQSPSVPADLSITGASGGDLRFAWRAVPGDVRHYTLHRVLPDGTRRFLGGTAQRAFFVGGLTPEGGESTARFELRAVGELYTASAPATVTHTW; encoded by the coding sequence GTGAACCCCACCAGACGCACCGTCCTGCTCGCCGCCGGCACCGGAGCCGCGGCAGCCCTGCTCCCGGCCGCACCCGCCACCGCCGGGCCGAAGGCCGCCGCGGCACTCCAGCCGTACGCGTCCTACTGGTACCCGGACTCGTTCCCCTCGGGCTCCCCGGGCGCGGGCATCACCTGGCGCAGCCTGAAGGCCTGGCGCGCCGCCGACGACACCGACCTGGCGTTCAACGCGGCGTCCGTGCCGCTCGCCGACCGCTTCACCCCGACACCGGCGAACACGACGGCCCGCTCGGGCCAGGCCCGTATCCAGTCCCTGGTCTCCTTCGGCCCGACCGCGAGCAACCCCTCGCAGGGCGCGGCCAACGCCGACTACTACGCCCTCACCCACTGGTCGTACGTCGACGAGCTGGTCTTCTGGGGCGGCTCCTCCGGCGAGGGCCTGATCCTGGCCCCGAACGCGCCGATCGTGGACGCCGCCCACCGGCACGGCGTGCCCGTCCTCGGCAACATCTTCCTGCCGCCCGTCGCGTACGGCGGACAGCTGCAGTGGACCCGGGACCTGGTGCAGAAGGACGCGGCCGGGCACTATCCGCTCGCCGCCCAGCTCGTCGCGGTCGCCGAGGCGTACGGGTTCGACGGCTGGTTCGTCAACGCCGAGACCAGCGGCGGGAACGCCGCCCTCGCCACCGACATGCTCGGCTTCCTCACCGAGCTGAAGACGCTCAGCGCGGCGAAGGGGCTGCGCGTCACCTGGTACGACTCCATGACCGTGAGCGGCTCGGTGAGCTGGCAGGGCGCGCTCAACAACCAGAACAGGGTGTTCTTCCAGGCCGCCGACTCCATGTTCGTCGACTTCCGCTGGTCGTCGAGCAGCCTTGCCTCCTCGGGCACGACGGCCCAGCAACTCGGCCGCAGCCGCTACGAGTTGTGGGCGGGTGTCGATGTGGAGGCCAACGGCTGGAACCGCTCCGTGAACTGGGACGCCATGGTGCCCAGCGGCTCGGCGCACGTCGTCTCGGTGGGCTTCTACCGGCCCGAGTGGACCCGCAACCACCTGCCCGCCGGGCGCACCCCGGGCGACTTCCACGCCGCCGACGACCGCTTCTGGACCGGACGCTCGCTCGATCCGGCGAAGCCCGACGCCACCGACACCTGGCGGGCCCCCGCCGTGTCCGTCGCCGACCGCTCGACGGTGACCTCGGTCCCCTTCGCGAGCACCTTCAACACCGGGCACGGACTGCGCTGGTACGAGGACGGCCAGGTCACCTCGACCGCCGCCTGGAACCACCTCGGCCTCCAGGACCGGCTGCCGTCCCGGCGCTGGGTCGTGCGCACGACGGGCGCGCGCCCCGCCGTCACCTTCGACTTCGCCGACGCCTGGAGCGGGGGCAGCAGCGTCCTGGTCACCGGCGCCCTCGACGCGCCCGCCACCCTCGACCTGTACGCGACCAGGCTCCCGATCGGCGAGGACACGGTCGTCGAACTGACCCACCGCCTCGACTCGGGGAGTGCGACGGTCGAGCTGGCCGTCGCCACCGCCGAACCGTCGGGCGCGGGCCAGCCGTACGCGTACACGTACTTCCCGGTCACCGTAGGCAGCGGCTGGGGGACCTCGACCGTACGGCTGACCGGTCTGCCGGCCGGCGGCACTGTGCACGGCCTCGGGGTCCGGCTCACCGGGTCCGGCGGCGCCGTGAAGTGGCGGCTCGGCGGAATAGCCGTACGGAACCAGGCCGCCCAGAGCCCGTCCGTCCCGGCCGACCTGAGCATCACCGGCGCCTCGGGAGGCGACCTGCGCTTCGCGTGGCGGGCCGTCCCCGGTGACGTACGCCACTACACGCTGCACCGGGTCCTGCCCGACGGCACCCGGCGCTTCCTCGGCGGCACCGCCCAGCGGGCCTTCTTCGTCGGCGGATTGACACCCGAGGGCGGTGAGTCCACGGCGAGGTTCGAACTGCGGGCCGTGGGGGAGCTTTACACCGCGTCGGCCCCCGCTACCGTCACACACACCTGGTGA